A region of Flavobacterium album DNA encodes the following proteins:
- a CDS encoding acyl-ACP desaturase: MSTHNVRLEVMQLLEKDINTFVDDYLIPVEKIWQPTDLLPDPQSESFYDDVKELREIAKDLPYDFWVVMVGDTITEEALPTYESWLMTVEGVNQVDEGGNGWSKWVRSWTGEENRHGDVLNKYLYLSGRINMREVEMTTQHLINDGFDIGTDRDPYKNFVYTSFQELATYISHNRVSQLAKKYGDNKLSKTCRLIAGDEMRHHMAYSEFINRIFQVDPSEMMLAFQYMMKQKIVMPAHFLRESGQKIGEAFEQFSDSAQRIGVYTAMDYVDILRKLIDKWQIDKINGLTAEAEKARDFLMKLPDRMARISERLVIPEESHIFKWVTPALVK, translated from the coding sequence ATGTCTACACACAATGTAAGGCTTGAGGTGATGCAATTGCTTGAAAAGGACATCAACACATTTGTTGACGACTACCTCATTCCCGTAGAAAAAATTTGGCAGCCTACCGATCTGCTGCCCGACCCGCAAAGCGAAAGCTTTTATGACGATGTTAAGGAGCTTCGCGAAATCGCTAAAGACCTCCCGTATGATTTTTGGGTGGTTATGGTTGGCGACACTATTACCGAAGAGGCGCTGCCCACTTATGAATCATGGCTGATGACCGTAGAAGGCGTCAACCAGGTAGATGAAGGCGGCAACGGATGGTCGAAATGGGTGCGCAGCTGGACCGGCGAAGAGAACCGCCATGGCGATGTGCTCAACAAATACCTTTACCTTTCGGGCCGCATCAATATGCGCGAAGTGGAAATGACCACACAGCACCTGATCAACGACGGTTTTGACATCGGTACCGACCGCGACCCCTACAAAAACTTTGTATATACCAGCTTCCAGGAGCTGGCCACCTACATATCGCACAACCGCGTATCGCAGCTGGCAAAAAAATATGGCGACAACAAACTCTCTAAGACCTGCCGCCTTATTGCGGGCGACGAGATGCGCCACCACATGGCCTATAGCGAGTTCATCAACCGTATTTTCCAGGTAGATCCAAGCGAAATGATGCTGGCCTTCCAGTACATGATGAAGCAAAAAATCGTTATGCCGGCGCACTTCCTGAGGGAATCAGGCCAGAAGATCGGCGAGGCATTTGAGCAGTTCTCCGATTCGGCACAACGCATTGGGGTATATACCGCGATGGATTATGTAGATATCCTGCGCAAGCTTATTGACAAATGGCAGATCGATAAAATAAATGGGCTGACCGCTGAAGCAGAAAAAGCGCGTGACTTCCTGATGAAGCTGCCGGACCGCATGGCACGCATCTCCGAAAGGCTTGTAATCCCTGAGGAATCGCACATCTTCAAATGGGTGACACCTGCATTGGTGAAATAA
- a CDS encoding lysophospholipid acyltransferase family protein → MEKILSYPLSILFYLAFLIMLLIFHPIQWICLNVFGYQAHKKSVDLLNGCLVRTTHILGTTYDIQHLDRLPQGAPLILVANHQSMYDIPPIIWFMRKVHPKFISKKELGKGIPSVSYNLRHGGSVLIDRKDPKQALPAIKQIAEYIEKHKRSAVIFPEGTRSKTGEPKRFSENGLKILCKYAPSAYIVPISINNSWKLVRYGQFPLGLGNRLTFTVQEPFAIKDIPFAEVMERTENAVVQGIKN, encoded by the coding sequence ATGGAAAAGATATTATCCTATCCCTTATCCATATTATTTTACCTGGCATTTTTAATAATGCTGCTCATCTTCCATCCTATCCAGTGGATCTGCCTTAACGTATTCGGCTACCAGGCCCATAAAAAGAGCGTAGACCTGCTCAATGGCTGCCTGGTGCGTACCACACATATACTTGGCACAACTTACGATATACAGCACCTGGACCGCCTTCCGCAGGGTGCACCGCTCATACTTGTAGCCAACCACCAGAGCATGTACGACATACCGCCCATTATCTGGTTCATGCGCAAAGTACACCCTAAATTCATCAGCAAGAAAGAGTTAGGAAAAGGCATACCGAGCGTGTCCTACAATTTAAGGCACGGCGGCAGCGTTTTGATAGACCGTAAAGACCCTAAACAGGCGCTCCCTGCCATAAAACAGATAGCCGAATATATTGAGAAACACAAGCGTTCGGCAGTGATCTTTCCCGAAGGGACAAGAAGCAAGACCGGCGAGCCGAAGCGCTTTTCTGAAAACGGTCTTAAAATACTTTGTAAATACGCCCCTTCTGCGTATATTGTACCTATCAGCATCAACAATTCATGGAAGTTGGTGCGTTACGGGCAATTTCCGCTTGGATTGGGCAACCGTCTGACTTTTACGGTACAGGAACCTTTTGCTATTAAAGATATTCCTTTTGCTGAAGTGATGGAACGAACAGAGAATGCAGTAGTACAAGGAATAAAAAACTAA
- a CDS encoding BrxA/BrxB family bacilliredoxin, which yields MYPEELVRPMRAELSDAGFEELYTADAVKNAMSKEGTTLVVVNSVCGCAARNARPGAKMSLDGAKKPDHLITVFAGVDKEAVDEARSQMFPFPPSSPSMALFKNGELVHMLERHHIEGRPAEMIAENLKDAYEEFC from the coding sequence ATGTATCCAGAAGAATTAGTAAGGCCAATGCGCGCAGAACTGTCTGACGCAGGCTTTGAAGAATTATATACAGCCGATGCGGTAAAAAATGCAATGTCTAAAGAAGGTACTACCCTTGTAGTAGTAAACTCGGTATGCGGCTGTGCAGCGCGCAATGCACGCCCGGGCGCTAAAATGAGCCTTGACGGCGCTAAAAAACCGGACCACCTTATCACGGTTTTCGCCGGTGTAGACAAAGAAGCGGTAGATGAGGCAAGGAGCCAGATGTTCCCTTTCCCGCCATCATCGCCAAGTATGGCCTTGTTCAAAAATGGCGAGTTGGTACATATGCTGGAGCGCCATCACATTGAGGGCCGCCCTGCAGAAATGATCGCAGAGAACCTGAAAGATGCTTACGAAGAATTTTGCTAA
- a CDS encoding lycopene cyclase family protein, with the protein MKHYDYIFAGAGLASLMTVYKMAISRKFTDASVLLIDPDSKKDNDRTWCFWQKGPGAWDSIIYKTWDTARFANDKRSTELDFSGYKYKMIRGIDFYNFVFDELRNHPNIEFANKRVVEFADSGSRVTVMAGSESYTCNRLFNSIYNPALPLSQNKYPVLQQHFIGWHVATEKPVFDPQCPTFMDFSVLQKGNTRFMYALPLSETEAIVEYTLFSKDLLPQKEYEDAIKSYLDDLGAISYKIIDTEKGSIPMTCYPFWKRNTKNIVHIGSAGGWTKASTGYTFRNADKLSDRLVGHLLSDGPDMRKFHKKNRFWFYDLLLLDILAEKNHKGAAIFSAMFRSGKAAPVFKFLDEETSFIEELKVIWQCPKGLFIKALFKRLFRL; encoded by the coding sequence ATGAAGCATTACGACTACATTTTTGCCGGGGCTGGGCTGGCTTCGCTGATGACGGTTTACAAAATGGCCATCAGCAGAAAGTTTACCGATGCTTCGGTTTTGCTTATCGATCCTGATAGCAAAAAAGATAATGATCGTACCTGGTGCTTTTGGCAGAAAGGCCCCGGCGCCTGGGATTCCATTATCTATAAAACATGGGACACCGCCCGCTTTGCCAACGACAAACGAAGTACTGAGCTTGACTTCTCAGGCTATAAATACAAAATGATTCGCGGTATAGACTTTTATAATTTTGTTTTTGATGAGTTGCGAAATCATCCCAACATTGAGTTTGCTAACAAGAGAGTTGTTGAGTTTGCCGATTCAGGAAGCAGGGTGACGGTGATGGCAGGCAGTGAAAGCTACACCTGCAACAGGCTTTTTAACAGCATTTATAACCCGGCGCTTCCTTTGTCGCAAAACAAATACCCTGTACTGCAGCAGCATTTCATTGGATGGCATGTGGCAACTGAAAAACCGGTGTTTGACCCACAGTGCCCCACGTTCATGGACTTCAGCGTTCTACAAAAAGGCAACACACGCTTTATGTATGCCCTTCCTTTGTCCGAAACCGAAGCTATTGTAGAGTACACGCTTTTCTCGAAAGACCTGCTTCCGCAAAAAGAATATGAAGATGCCATAAAAAGCTATCTTGATGACCTGGGCGCCATATCCTATAAGATCATCGACACGGAAAAAGGCAGCATCCCCATGACATGTTATCCTTTTTGGAAACGCAACACGAAGAATATCGTTCATATCGGGTCGGCCGGCGGGTGGACCAAAGCAAGTACGGGCTATACCTTCCGCAATGCCGACAAGCTATCGGACAGGCTTGTAGGCCATTTGCTTTCCGATGGACCGGACATGAGGAAGTTTCATAAGAAAAACCGATTTTGGTTTTACGACCTGTTGCTCCTTGATATACTGGCCGAAAAAAACCACAAGGGCGCGGCAATATTCTCGGCCATGTTCAGGTCCGGAAAGGCGGCGCCGGTATTCAAATTCCTTGATGAGGAAACGTCATTCATTGAAGAGCTGAAAGTGATATGGCAATGCCCGAAAGGCCTGTTTATCAAAGCCCTTTTTAAAAGGCTGTTCCGTCTGTAA
- a CDS encoding metal-dependent transcriptional regulator, protein MTYSEENYLKVIYHLSQNANKGVTTNAIANVMESKPSSVTDMVQKLADKELVIYKKYQGVALTDKGKFMALMIVRKHRLWEVFLVEKLHFSWDEVHDVAEQLEHIKSEKLTDKLDEFLDFPTEDPHGDPIPDRNGKIAKTDKKLLSEMAIGRKMICVGVKDSSPPFLQYLDKQQIALGSAIEIISKEDFDMSLTLRLGDKEVTVSNKIAANLFVKTV, encoded by the coding sequence ATGACCTATTCTGAAGAAAACTACCTTAAGGTAATTTACCATCTTTCGCAAAATGCCAACAAAGGTGTTACCACCAATGCCATTGCCAATGTGATGGAAAGCAAGCCGTCTTCGGTTACCGATATGGTGCAAAAACTCGCCGATAAAGAACTGGTGATCTATAAAAAATACCAGGGGGTAGCACTAACGGATAAAGGAAAGTTTATGGCCCTGATGATCGTACGCAAGCACCGCCTGTGGGAAGTTTTTCTGGTGGAAAAGCTTCATTTCTCATGGGATGAGGTGCACGACGTAGCCGAGCAGCTGGAACACATCAAAAGTGAAAAGCTGACGGACAAGCTCGACGAATTTCTCGATTTCCCTACTGAAGACCCGCATGGCGACCCGATACCCGACCGCAACGGCAAGATAGCCAAGACCGATAAGAAGCTGCTCTCCGAAATGGCGATCGGCAGGAAAATGATATGCGTGGGCGTGAAGGACAGCTCGCCGCCGTTCCTGCAATACCTCGACAAGCAGCAAATCGCCCTCGGCTCTGCCATAGAGATCATAAGCAAGGAAGATTTCGACATGTCGCTTACCCTTCGCCTGGGCGATAAGGAAGTCACTGTATCTAATAAAATTGCCGCCAACCTTTTTGTAAAAACCGTATAA
- a CDS encoding Nramp family divalent metal transporter: protein MQHTNSNSHSLEEVHESVAVGQNTSVWKKILAFFGPAYMISVGYMDPGNWATDIAGGSQFGYTLLWVLLMSNIMALLLQSLSARLGIVSRRDLAQASRETYSKGINVVLYGLAEIAIAACDLAEVLGMAIGLKLLFDLPLLWGVSITMLDTFLLLFLMNKGIKKMEAFIIGLIAIIGLSFLVEMFFAKPDMAEAAKGLIPSIPNSAALYIAIGIIGATVMPHNLYLHSSLVQTRKFDRTFKGIKQAIRYNFIDSVIALNMAFFVNAAILILAAATFYTNGFHEVADIQDAHKLLEPMLGSGWAAPLFALALIAAGQSSTITGTLAGQIVMEGYLHLRIQPWVRRIVTRLIAIVPAFLTIFYFGEDSTGELLVFSQVVLSLQLGFAIIPLIHFVSDKKKMKEFAIGTITKIASWAIALIIVSLNAKLVYDEIYSWITTSQNPVYIWVFVVPLALAAAGLLLYIILEPFVRKEKDKSARGLHMDQVMLYELPEKRVYSNIAVALDFSKTDTRTISSALQLGGNTAHYTLIHIVETVGAMIHGDLAEDYETGSDMEYLSRYRDSLREQGYSVAIRLSFGSPKKQIPQIINDDGTFDILILGAHGHNWLKDIIFGTTVDAVRHKVKIPLLIIKD from the coding sequence ATGCAGCACACCAATAGCAACAGCCATTCGCTGGAAGAAGTACATGAGTCGGTAGCCGTAGGACAGAATACCTCGGTGTGGAAAAAGATACTGGCCTTTTTCGGACCGGCCTATATGATCAGCGTCGGCTATATGGACCCCGGCAACTGGGCTACCGATATTGCCGGCGGAAGCCAGTTTGGCTATACATTACTGTGGGTATTGCTCATGAGCAACATCATGGCGCTCCTCCTGCAAAGCCTTAGCGCCCGCTTGGGTATTGTCAGCCGTAGGGACCTGGCGCAGGCTTCGCGCGAAACCTACTCTAAGGGCATTAACGTAGTGTTATACGGCCTGGCCGAAATTGCCATTGCCGCCTGCGACCTTGCCGAAGTACTGGGTATGGCGATAGGATTAAAATTATTATTCGACCTGCCGCTGCTTTGGGGCGTGAGCATTACCATGCTCGATACTTTCCTCCTGCTGTTCCTCATGAACAAAGGAATCAAAAAGATGGAGGCCTTTATCATCGGGCTTATTGCCATTATAGGCCTTTCATTTTTAGTAGAAATGTTCTTTGCAAAACCTGATATGGCCGAAGCCGCTAAGGGACTTATACCTTCTATACCCAACAGCGCTGCGCTGTACATTGCTATAGGCATCATCGGCGCAACCGTAATGCCGCATAACCTGTACCTCCATTCGTCTCTGGTGCAGACCCGAAAGTTCGACCGTACTTTCAAGGGGATAAAACAGGCGATACGCTATAATTTTATAGATTCGGTCATTGCGCTCAACATGGCCTTCTTTGTCAATGCCGCTATACTTATATTGGCTGCCGCGACCTTTTATACCAACGGGTTCCATGAAGTTGCCGACATACAAGATGCACACAAGCTTTTAGAACCGATGCTTGGCTCCGGGTGGGCGGCCCCACTTTTTGCACTCGCGCTTATCGCCGCCGGGCAAAGCTCTACCATTACGGGCACCCTCGCCGGTCAGATCGTTATGGAGGGCTATCTTCACCTGCGCATACAGCCGTGGGTACGGCGCATCGTTACAAGGCTCATCGCCATCGTCCCTGCTTTCCTTACCATATTCTATTTTGGTGAAGATTCTACCGGGGAGCTGCTGGTGTTCAGCCAGGTGGTGCTTAGCCTGCAGCTGGGCTTCGCTATTATACCGCTCATTCATTTCGTTAGCGATAAGAAAAAGATGAAGGAGTTTGCTATCGGTACTATTACTAAGATCGCCTCGTGGGCAATAGCGCTCATTATTGTTTCGCTCAATGCCAAATTGGTTTATGATGAGATATATTCCTGGATTACCACTTCCCAAAACCCTGTTTATATTTGGGTATTTGTTGTGCCTTTGGCATTGGCCGCCGCCGGACTGCTGCTGTACATCATCCTTGAGCCGTTCGTCAGGAAAGAAAAAGATAAGTCAGCCCGGGGGCTGCACATGGACCAGGTAATGCTCTATGAACTTCCCGAAAAGCGTGTGTACAGCAATATCGCTGTCGCCCTCGATTTTTCGAAGACCGATACGCGTACCATTTCCAGCGCGTTACAGCTTGGAGGCAACACGGCGCATTATACCCTGATACATATCGTGGAAACTGTAGGCGCCATGATACATGGCGACCTGGCCGAAGATTATGAAACGGGCAGCGACATGGAGTACCTGTCCCGTTACCGCGACAGCCTGCGCGAACAGGGCTACAGTGTGGCTATAAGGCTCAGCTTCGGCAGCCCGAAAAAGCAGATACCGCAAATCATTAATGATGACGGTACTTTTGATATCCTTATTCTTGGAGCCCACGGGCACAACTGGCTAAAGGATATCATTTTCGGTACAACAGTAGATGCCGTGCGGCACAAGGTTAAAATACCCTTGCTGATCATTAAGGATTGA
- a CDS encoding YciI family protein, with protein MKDFVLIFRSNDDPAQRPSPEQMQQAFAKWMDWMAGIAAQNKMVDRGNRLSPANVKVVAPGNVVTDGPYTEIKEFISGYTIIKSHTIDEAVEIAKGCPIFEFGGRVEVRAVIAPDDND; from the coding sequence ATGAAAGATTTCGTTTTAATTTTCAGGAGTAATGATGATCCGGCACAAAGGCCATCGCCGGAGCAAATGCAGCAGGCATTCGCAAAATGGATGGACTGGATGGCCGGCATTGCTGCACAAAACAAAATGGTCGACAGGGGAAACAGGCTTTCTCCGGCCAATGTCAAGGTAGTAGCGCCGGGCAATGTGGTGACCGACGGCCCCTACACAGAGATCAAGGAGTTTATAAGCGGGTATACCATAATAAAATCCCATACGATTGACGAGGCGGTTGAAATTGCAAAAGGCTGCCCTATATTTGAGTTTGGCGGAAGGGTTGAAGTAAGGGCTGTAATTGCACCCGATGACAACGACTAA
- a CDS encoding RNA polymerase sigma factor, which yields MTTTNQLIPHLFRQEFAKMTAVLCRHFGLLYLETAEDIAGETFLKASEYWAVHGIPDNPVAWLYTVAKNKARDHIRHNTIFRDKVSRELKADGIFEENSFEVDDRIIADSQLAMIFAVCNPANPPESQIALALQILCGFSVEEIADAFLAKAETIKKRLHRARSRLRNDNFRIKDLAGKEVAERMETVLKTLYLLFNEGYFSRSNNRTVRKELCCEAMRLTLVLTQNPLTDSPDSNALLALMCFQSSRLEARMNEEGELILFEDQDRALWDNELIHKGNNFLVNACTGDKISKYHLEAGIAYWHTTAATTDKWKPILQLYNELVIIEYSPVTALNRTFAYAMVHGNEMAITEAEKLNLPESSHYHALLGYLYSDVNADNAARHYKEAIRITKVKAEKQTLQKKLVQLQKG from the coding sequence ATGACAACGACTAACCAGCTGATACCCCATCTGTTCAGGCAGGAGTTTGCCAAAATGACGGCAGTTTTGTGCCGTCATTTTGGCCTTCTGTATTTAGAGACTGCCGAAGATATAGCGGGCGAAACATTCCTCAAGGCATCGGAATACTGGGCCGTGCATGGCATTCCCGATAACCCTGTTGCGTGGCTCTATACTGTTGCAAAAAATAAAGCGCGGGACCACATCAGGCACAACACCATTTTTCGCGATAAGGTAAGCAGGGAGCTAAAAGCCGATGGAATCTTTGAGGAAAACTCCTTTGAAGTCGACGACAGGATAATTGCCGACAGCCAGCTGGCCATGATATTTGCAGTTTGCAATCCGGCAAATCCTCCCGAAAGCCAGATTGCACTGGCCCTTCAGATATTATGCGGCTTTAGTGTCGAAGAAATTGCAGATGCTTTCCTGGCTAAGGCCGAAACCATTAAAAAGCGCCTGCATCGCGCAAGGTCAAGGCTCCGTAATGATAATTTCCGGATTAAGGATTTAGCCGGTAAAGAAGTCGCGGAGCGAATGGAGACTGTATTAAAGACTTTGTACCTCCTGTTTAATGAAGGTTATTTTTCCAGGTCGAATAACCGTACAGTCCGTAAGGAGCTATGTTGCGAAGCGATGCGGCTAACCCTTGTTTTAACCCAAAACCCGCTCACCGATTCGCCCGATAGTAATGCGCTGCTGGCATTAATGTGCTTTCAAAGTTCGCGGCTTGAGGCAAGGATGAACGAGGAGGGTGAGCTCATCCTGTTTGAAGACCAGGACAGGGCGTTGTGGGATAACGAACTGATACATAAAGGAAATAATTTCCTGGTAAATGCCTGTACAGGGGACAAAATTTCGAAATACCATCTGGAGGCAGGCATTGCTTACTGGCATACCACCGCGGCAACCACAGACAAATGGAAGCCTATACTGCAATTATATAATGAGCTTGTAATTATTGAATACTCGCCGGTCACTGCATTGAACCGTACATTTGCTTATGCGATGGTGCATGGAAATGAAATGGCCATAACCGAAGCCGAAAAGCTAAACCTGCCGGAAAGCAGCCACTACCACGCGCTTTTGGGTTACCTGTATAGCGATGTAAATGCAGATAATGC